Proteins encoded by one window of Anopheles maculipalpis chromosome 2RL, idAnoMacuDA_375_x, whole genome shotgun sequence:
- the LOC126567776 gene encoding uncharacterized protein LOC126567776 — MPSSNDTKPAGGGGGGGLSEEAQAAIAVVRALVASRKETSNVLSVLRDYRQLEGDPLPYRKFGFSTVEEFLLASDEFVIKSSAGESTRIYIKPNRDSAHIQEMIAAQKTTKGGSGGKKANFVALRQPTGPLNSKGFSSQTTAYSRIYQQMPNSGRNSSTNYSPKRVTFGDEKTATGTTKGAAKSQGMWSNGGGKGQQQQQEKSQGQMRPITKSKAGGTQQGPAGKSTNSSSLEANNNSRATKNYNLNGGQQQQSQLSANDLRHKLTANNRTNIAADDLRHKLKDRNSALSRSSVEMRQADKALPTVSSTTVTTANRQSVSVAARKQLPFSVEDKSAKKPQQKSTTARNSNGSNRPTGAASMAGSGRTLPLTIPPATPPLPLMSIIVPPPTVVTPGSMGKSVNSRLNVSKADLPSVGTPPTPAVVAAAAATAAAAAATTTPSYQRAQSLNERKSSTSYGRSISQPQPDMVPFVPSIAPVPQLPTLPGKKSLQDRLKLNQQVANEDLEKVAKLKSPTNSDAGGTPTPQNVPVERPTKVAPGAPSEASVGKYNGTYVPIATLQQGPFRWNDPNATPVEILMKYSLHKGFSRPEYGYFKLKSGRYQCLVTVNGSSYSTYPEDYLSQFEGQFAAALNAIEAIQRDESRQKYSKCLDSDREIAHHIYELVLSCPHGMFSKNIPNAFEETHRALLPDHWFAIIDQYSNQLFVLEEGPTGDTIVFAREQPSSSDAGSNTSEARQMAMNQLTLPWEEQYWNLYVTNPVSTVEVWARLVGKEYSDKMDSLITDIEMSMMNGQANAKKDGTAAVGEYYLVSISDCWFRVRVVEINYETNQCQCFFIDIGDNEQISLDQLYRCEPQYLDLPAQAICFTLEGLEDFSENPTAKHILGQRINHRVLIGMILSKREEYEQTERRDGIGSSSLKVVLYDTSSAEDEVVNPILLQQICKSMPVPELNRKSVNYVSITYVDDQGDVYCQKDGAMNYIQKLITNLTQADALEDQHRGLYNSKATEQQLYLVQDETDSKWYRAVLDAEESGPYCRMLYVDIGCRRRANVQNIYRLDSLSLGLRSYPPQAIRMRMFELPSCSEPQVLARLRAFLKPAVPAMAKVFSMANAILPLVKLYVHVSDREAGNNILVCVNEAIKIEKELEMGSERISLSPRIALVDDDRSSSLLNCSGSDTTNVSQSTGTSYSMSSTDGKDLASRFDALHVGKGAETKSGGGGGGNASPTAPGTKAIAKLAKITLPPVGQVFNVKVTIANNPKFFFVQPYAYLPQLDTLMHELQDFCMTKAQPVRKEQVRQGEAYAAVNNLGHWYRALVVNINPFGPTPIHAYFCDFGQVQQLDVGALRVLPAEFRVLPQQAIKAKLYGVKPLNNDWTISDAMRFKELTADFTFASIVHSIQADELNPQEQLIELELIDVTTDTDIFVHKILVGEGRAVYTAAAHTV, encoded by the exons ATGCCCTCATCCAATGATACGAAAccggccggtggtggtggtggtggtggcctgTCGGAGGAAGCGCAGGCAGCGATCGCCGTCGTCCGGGCACTGGTGGCATCGCGCAAGGAAACATCCAACGTGCTCAGCGTTCTGCGCGACTATCGACAGCTCGAGGGTGATCCGCTACCGTACCGGAAGTTTGGCTTTAGCACGGTGGAAGAGTTTCTGCTTGCTAGCGATGAGTTTGTGATTAAATCGAGTGCCGGCGAATCGACCCGCATCTACATTAAACCTAACCGAGACTCGGCCCACATCCAGGAGATGATTGCGGCACAGAAAACGACCAAAGGTGGTTCGGGTGGGAAGAAGGCGAACTTTGTGGCGTTGCGGCAACCGACCGGACCCTTGAACTCGAAGGGTTTCTCGAGCCAGACAACGGCGTACAGTCGGATCTATCAGCAGATGCCTAATAGTGGTCGGAATAGTAGCACGAATTACAGTCCGAAGAGAGTCACTTTTGGGGATGAGAAGACTGCTACCGGTACGACGAAGGGGGCTGCCAAATCACAAGGCATGTGGTCGAATGGAGGTGGTAaaggacagcagcagcagcaagagaagAGCCAAGGACAGATGCGACCAATTACTAAGAGTAAAGCAGGCGGGACACAGCAAGGACCCGCCGGAAAGAGTACTAATTCTTCCTCCCTAGAAGCTAACAATAATAGCCGTGCGACGAAAAACTACAATCTCAATGGtggacagcaacagcaatctCAACTCTCTGCCAACGATTTACGGCACAAGCTGACCGCCAACAACAGGACCAACATTGCTGCCGACGATCTACGCCACAAGCTGAAAGATCGAAACAGCGCTCTCAGCCGTTCGTCGGTCGAGATGCGCCAGGCGGACAAAGCACTGCCAACCGTTTCCTCAACGACCGTCACTACCGCCAACAGGCAAAGTGTTTCGGTTGCTGCACGCAAGCAGCTACCGTTTAGCGTGGAAGACAAATCGGCGAAAAAGCCTCAGCAAAAGTCAACGACGGCACGaaacagcaacggcagcaatAGACCAACAGGCGCCGCTTCCATGGCTGGATCTGGTCGGACACTTCCCCTAACGATACCGCCCGCaacaccaccactaccgcTGATGTCGATCATCGTACCTCCTCCGACCGTTGTTACGCCCGGTTCAATGGGAAAAAGTGTAAACTCAAGACTGAATGTGTCGAAGGCTGATCTACCTTCCGTTGGCACGCCACCAACACcggcagtagtagcagcagcagccgcaacagcagcagcagcagcagcaactactACACCATCCTATCAACGTGCACAATCCCTTAACGAACGAAAGTCCTCTACCTCCTACGGTCGATCGATTTCACAACCTCAACCGGATATGGTGCCGTTTGTTCCATCCATCGCACCTGTTCCTCAGCTTCCAACGCTTCCTGGCAAAAAGTCCCTACAGGACCGTCTAAAGCTCAATCAGCAGGTTGCGAATGAAGACTTGGAAAAGGTGGCCAAACTGAAATCACCAACAAATTCCGATGCTGGTGGAACGCCTACACCACAGAACGTCCCAGTCGAACGGCCTACAAAAGTTGCACCTGGAGCACCATCTGAAGCATCCGTCGGCAAATATAATGGTACGTATGTCCCGATTGCAACACTCCAGCAAGGACCATTCCGTTGGAATGATCCGAACGCGACTCCGGTTGAGATATTGATGAAGTACAGCCTGCACAAAGGATTCTCCCGACCGGAGTATGGATATTTCAAGCTCAAGAGCGGTCGCTACCAATGTCTCGTAACGGTTAATGGGTCCTCCTACTCAACCTATCCGGAAGACTATCTGAGCCAGTTTGAGGGACAGTTTGCCGCTGCCCTTAACGCAATCGAAGCCATCCAGCGTGATGAATCGCGCCAAAAGTATAGCAAGTGTCTCGATTCGGATCGTGAAATTGCGCATCACATCTACGAGCTGGTGCTGAGCTGTCCGCACGGTATGTTTAGCAAAAACATTCCGAACGCGTTCGAGGAAACGCACCGTGCCCTGCTGCCGGACCATTGGTTTGCAATCATTGACCAGTATTCGAATCAGCTGTTTGTGCTGGAGGAAGGACCAACCGGTGATACGATCGTGTTTGCACGGGAACAACCGTCCAGTTCGGATGCGGGCTCAAACACCTCGGAGGCGCGCCAGATGGCGATGAATCAGCTGACGCTACCGTGGGAGGAACAGTATTGGAATCTGTACGTCACGAATCCGGTTTCGACGGTGGAGGTTTGGGCACGGCTCGTCGGCAAGGAGTATAGC GATAAAATGGATTCGCTCATCACCGACATTGAGATGTCCATGATGAACGGGCAGGCGAATGCGAAAAAGGACGGTACGGCAGCTGTGGGCGAGTACTATCTCGTGTCGATCAGCGACTGTTGGTTCCGCGTACGGGTGGTCGAGATCAACTATGAGACGAACCAGTGTCAGTGCTTCTTCATCGACATTGGGGACAATGAACAAATTTCGCTCGATCAACTATATCGCTGTGAACCACAGTATCTGGATCTGCCTGCCCAAGCGATCTGCTTTACGCTCGAGGGTTTGGAAGACTTTAGCGAAAATCCGACCGCGAAACACATCCTTGGTCAGCGCATCAATCATCGTGTGCTGATTGGAATGATCCTGTCGAAGCGGGAAGAGTACGAGCAGACCGAGCGCAGGGATGGGATTGGATCGAGCTCGCTCAAAGTGGTACTGTACGATACGTCCTCGGCGGAGGATGAGGTGGTGAATCCGATACTGTTGCAGCAGATCTGCAAGAGTATGCCGGTGCCCGAGCTGAACCGGAAGTCGGTAAACTACGTAAGCATTACGTACGTCGATGACCAGGGTGACGTTTACTGTCAGAAGGACGGTGCGATGAATTACATACAG AAATTGATCACTAACCTGACACAAGCGGACGCACTGGAAGATCAACACCGCGGTCTGTACAACTCGAAAGCGACCGAGCAGCAGCTCTACCTCGTGCAGGACGAAACCGATAGCAAATGGTACCGTGCCGTGCTGGATGCCGAAGAATCGGGCCCATACTGTCGCATGCTGTACGTCGACATTGGTTGCCGTCGACGCGCGAATGTGCAAAACATTTACCGTCTCGATTCGCTCAGCCTCGGTCTGCGCAGCTATCCACCACAGGCCATACGGATGCGAATGTTCGAACTTCCCAGCTGCTCGGAACCGCAAGTGCTTGCTAGACTGCGTGCCTTCCTGAAGCCTGCCGTCCCTGCGATGGCAAAGGTGTTCTCGATGGCTAACGCCATTCTTCCGCTGGTGAAGCTGTACGTACACGTGTCAGACCGTGAGGCCGGTAACAACATTCTGGTGTGCGTGAACGAAGCGATCAAGATCGAGAAAGAGCTTGAGATGGGATCGGAACGCATAAGCCTTTCGCCCCGCATAGCTCTAGTGGACGATGACCGGTCATCTTCGTTGTTGAACTGTTCCGGATCGGACACAACGAATGTGTCACAGTCGACCGGTACCAGTTACTCGATGAGCAGTACCGATGGCAAGGATCTGGCCAGCCGCTTCGATGCACTGCACGTGGGCAAGGGTGCCGAAACGAAATCCGGcggaggaggtggtggtaATGCATCGCCGACGGCTCCGGGTACGAAAGCGATTGCCAAGCTGGCGAAAATAACGCTCCCACCCGTCGGGCAGGTGTTTAACGTGAAGGTTACGATCGCGAACAATCCGAAGTTTTTCTTCGTCCAACCGTACGCTTACCTGCCGCAGCTGGACACGCTCATGCACGAACTGCAGGACTTTTGCATGACGAAAGCCCAACCAGTTCGCAAGGAGCAGGTCCGGCAGGGTGAAGCGTACGCGGCCGTCAACAATCTTGGCCACTGGTATCG tgCTCTTGTGGTGAACATTAACCCGTTCGGACCAACGCCGATCCACGCATACTTTTGCGATTTCGGACAGGTGCAGCAACTGGATGTAGGCGCCCTACGTGTACTACCGGCCGAGTTCCGCGTGTTACCTCAGCAGGCGATTAAAGCAAAGCTTTATG GTGTAAAACCATTGAACAACGATTGGACCATATCGGATGCGATGCGGTTCAAGGAGCTGACGGCCGACTTCACCTTTGCCAGCATCGTGCATAGCATCCAGGCAGATGAGCTGAACCCCCAGGAACAGTTGATCGAGCTGGAACTGATCGACGTGACCACGGATACCGATATTTTCGTGCATAAAATACTCGTTGGCGAGGGTCGGGCCGTCTATACCGCAGCAGCGCACACCGTTTAA